The following is a genomic window from Anopheles aquasalis chromosome 3, idAnoAquaMG_Q_19, whole genome shotgun sequence.
ATGACGCACGCATGGTCGTCCGGGAATGACGGGGCTTTACGTAATGAAACCACAAATTTGCTAATTCCAGTTCGATAATTTGTTTCTTGTAGACCGTTTGCGTGGAGAAGAATGATACGCTCGGTGGAACATGCCTCAACGTTGGTTGCATCCCTTCGAAGGCGCTGCTGAACAACTCGCACTACTACCACATGGCGCACTCGGGCGATTTGGCGGCCCGTGGTATCCTGGTGGAGAACGTGCGGCTCGATTTGAGTGCCCTGATGGACCAGAAATCGAAAGCGGTCAAATCGCTCACCGGTGGTATCGCTCAGCTGTTCAAGAAGAACAAAGTCACACACATCAACGGTTTCGGAACGATCACCGGCCCCAACACGGTGGTCGCCAAGAAGGCGGACGGTTCCGAGGAAACGATCAACACGAAGAACATCATGATTGCCACCGGTTCGGAAGTCACGCCGTTCCCAGGCATCGAGGTTGATGAGGAAACGATCGTCTCTTCGACGGGTGCTCTGAAGCTGAAGGAAGTGCCCCGCCGGCTCGGTctgatcggtgccggtgttaTCGGTCTCGAGCTGGGATCGGTATGGGGTCGACTAGGCGCCGAAGTAACTGCCATCGAGTTTCTCAACACGATCGGTGGTGTCGGTATCGATCAAGAGGTTTCGAAGAACTTCCAGAAGATCCTCACCAAGCAGGGCATGAAGTTTATGCTCGGCACGAAGGTGATGAGTGCATCCAAGTCGGGCAGTggcgtgacggtgacggtggagaGCGTGAAGGATGGTTCGCAGCAAAACCTGGAGTTCGACGTGCTGCTGGTATGCGTTGGACGGCGCCCGTACACCGATGGCCTGGGTCTGGAGAACGTTGGCATCGTGAAGGACGATCGGGGCCGCGTGCCAGTCAACAGCCAGTTCCAGACGATCGTACCGAGCGTGTACGCCATCGGAGATTGCATTCACGGACCGATGTTGGCCCATAAGGCTGAAGACGAGGGTATCGTGTGCGTGGAGGGTATGCTCGGTGGTCATGTGCACATCGATTACAACTGTGTGCCGAGTGTGGTGTACACGCATCCCGAGGTCGCTTGGGTTGGCAAGAACGAGGAGGAACTGAAGGCCGAAGGTGTCGCCTACAACGTGGGCAAGTTCCCGTTCGCGGCCAACTCGCGTGCCAAGACCAACAACGATACCGACGGTTTCGTCAAAGTGCTGGCAGACAAGCAAACTGATCGCGTGCTCGGCGTACATATCATTGGACCGGTAAGTAAAGCAACGCTGGCGGGCTCCAGGATCAACTGGGATCTCATGTCCGTCACTCTTTTCCAGGCCGCCGGTGAACTGATCAATGAATCTGTTCTCGCCATGGAGTACGGTGCATCGGCCGAAGATGTAGCACGTGTCTGCCATGCTCACCCAACCTGCGCCGAGGCTCTCCGAGAGGCGCATACGGCCGCCAGCTTCGGCAAACCGATTAACTTttaatttgtaaaaaaaaagcacacaagcaaaacccaac
Proteins encoded in this region:
- the LOC126574946 gene encoding dihydrolipoyl dehydrogenase, mitochondrial encodes the protein MQSNIRYLVNVAVKGNASLRNHGAILGAVYGRYYSTTHDADLVVIGSGPGGYVASIKAAQLGMKTVCVEKNDTLGGTCLNVGCIPSKALLNNSHYYHMAHSGDLAARGILVENVRLDLSALMDQKSKAVKSLTGGIAQLFKKNKVTHINGFGTITGPNTVVAKKADGSEETINTKNIMIATGSEVTPFPGIEVDEETIVSSTGALKLKEVPRRLGLIGAGVIGLELGSVWGRLGAEVTAIEFLNTIGGVGIDQEVSKNFQKILTKQGMKFMLGTKVMSASKSGSGVTVTVESVKDGSQQNLEFDVLLVCVGRRPYTDGLGLENVGIVKDDRGRVPVNSQFQTIVPSVYAIGDCIHGPMLAHKAEDEGIVCVEGMLGGHVHIDYNCVPSVVYTHPEVAWVGKNEEELKAEGVAYNVGKFPFAANSRAKTNNDTDGFVKVLADKQTDRVLGVHIIGPAAGELINESVLAMEYGASAEDVARVCHAHPTCAEALREAHTAASFGKPINF